From Hippoglossus stenolepis isolate QCI-W04-F060 chromosome 6, HSTE1.2, whole genome shotgun sequence, a single genomic window includes:
- the slc25a33 gene encoding solute carrier family 25 member 33, protein MKRTMAQKDTLLHLFAGGCSGTVGAIVTCPLEVLKTRLQSSGLTLRPIFQVHLGTLSGTGVIRPGPSLLQVLRSILEKEGPRSLFRGLGPNLVGVAPSRAIYFAAYSKSKEKFNGLFVPNSGLVHMSSAGVAAFVTNSLMNPIWMVKTRMQLEKKARGEKKMNALQCARYVYRTEGIRGFYRGLTASYAGISETMICFLIYETLKKHLAESQFASANGEKEKGASDFLGLMMAAAFSKGCASCIAYPHEVIRTRLREEGSKYKYFFQTGRLIAVEEGYAAFYRGLIPQLIRQIPNTAIVLSSYELIVHLLGDSK, encoded by the exons ATGAAGAGAACGATGGCACAGAAAGACACGCTGCTTCATCTTTTCGCCGGGGG GTGTAGTGGTACGGTGGGGGCCATCGTGACCTGTCCCCTGGAGGTGCTGAAGACACGGTTACAGTCCTCTGGCCTCACCCTCCGGCCCATCTTCCAGGTCCATCTAGGCACCTTAAGTGGTACGGGAGTTATTCGACCGGGGCCTAGCCTGCTGCAGGTCCTACG ATCAATTCTTGAAAAAGAGGGACCAAGATCACTTTTCCGAGGTCTGGGACCGAACCTTGTTGGTGTGGCCCCCTCAAG AGCCATTTACTTTGCTGCGTACTCAAAATCGAAAGAaaaattcaatgggctgttcGTCCCTAATAGCGGATTGGTGCACATGTCCTCTGCTGGTGTTGCAG CTTTCGTTACCAACTCTCTGATGAACCCCATCTGGATGGTGAAGACCAGGATGCAGCTGGAGAAAAA agccagaggagagaagaagatgaatgCACTGCAGTGCGCCCGCTATGTTTACAGAACAGAAGGGATCCGCGGTTTCTACCGAGGCCTGACTGCATCTTACGCCGGCATCTCGGAGACCATGATCTGCTTCCTCATCTACGAGACACTGAAGAAACATCTCGCCGAGAGCCAGTTCGCCTCCGCGAATGGCGAAAAGGAGAAAGGAGCATCAGACTTCCTGGGTTTGATGATGGCGGCTGCTTTTTCAAAGGGTTGTGCGTCCTGCATCGCCTACCCACATG AGGTCATACGGACGAGGCTGCGCGAGGAAGGCAGCAAGTACAAATATTTCTTCCAGACGGGAAGGTTAATAGCAGTGGAGGAAGGCTATGCAGCTTTTTATAGAGGACTCATTCCACAGCTAATTAGACAAATCCCTAACACAGCCATCGTCCTCTCCTCTTACGAACTCATTGTCCATCTGCTGGGAGACTCCAAGTGA
- the dnase1l1l gene encoding deoxyribonuclease I-like 1-like — protein sequence MRTGVVLLAAGLCLLNVTSSLKICAFNIQSFGEAKANNQKVMGILMKILSRCDLCLIQEVRDSKGAAIQTLVQDLNRLDKSNPYSYVESERLGRKSYKEQYVYIYRSNVLKVKEVYQYPKLDEGTNETDVFSREPFIVRFHSPTTLVKDFVLIGQHTSPKTAMKEIDKLYTVFTGIYKKWKTDNVMILGDLNAGCSYVTIKGWRAVRLRSDPRFLWLIGDEQDTTVRKKTHCAYDRIVVHGREIISSVVPGSAQPFNFKEDFHLTEEEALEVSDHFPVEVDLKPNHRYLLRHEL from the exons ATGAGGACTGGAGTTGTGCTGCTGGCCGCGGGGTTGTGTCTGTTGAATGTCACATCTTCACTGAAAATCTGCGCTTTTAATATTCAGAGCTTTGGTGAAGCAAAGGCAAACAACCAGAAGGTTATGGGGATTCTAATGAAG ATCCTTTCTCGATGCGACTTGTGTCTCATTCAGGAGGTCCGAGACTCTAAAGGAGCAGCAATTCAAACTTTGGTTCAAGATCTTAACAG ATTGGACAAATCCAACCCATACTCCTATGTGGAAAGTGAAAGGCTGGGGAGGAAAAGCTACAAGGAACAGTATGTCTACATTTACAG GAGCAATGTGTTGAAGGTCAAAGAGGTTTATCAGTATCCTAAACTGGATGAAGGGACCAATGAAACCGATGTTTTCTCCAGAGAGCCGTTCATCGTCCGCTTTCACTCCCCCACAACAT tggTGAAGGACTTTGTCCTGATTGGCCAACACACAAGTCCAAAAACTGCCATGAAGGAAATTGATAAACTCTATACAGTCTTCACAGGAATTTACAAGAAGTGGAAGACTGAC AATGTGATGATCCTGGGGGACCTGAACGCCGGCTGCAGCTACGTCACCATCAAGGGCTGGAGAGCCGTCCGCTTGAGGAGTGACCCCAGGTTTCTCTGGCTGATTGGAGACGAACAAGACACCACTGTCCGAAAGAAGACGCACTGCGCCTACGACAG GATTGTTGTCCATGGACGTGAAATTATTTCCAGTGTAGTTCCGGGTTCGGCTCAACCGTTCAACTTTAAAGAGGATTTCCATCTCACTGAGGAGGAA GCTCTTGAGGTGAGTGATCATTTTCCAGTAGAAGTTGACCTGAAGCCAAACCACCGCTACCTCCTTCGCCATGAGCTGTAA
- the atp5pb gene encoding ATP synthase F(0) complex subunit B1, mitochondrial, whose amino-acid sequence MLSRLVLVSASSLKSSGPLGAGLIQASRSLHTSSQSLAPVPPLPEKGGKVRHGIIPEELFQLLYPKTGVTGPYMLGTGLLLYILSKEIYVINHETFAAASIGAVIIYGVKKFGPSVAAFADKLNEDKVVKAQEVKTLAMSSLAQAIEDEKKEQWRAEGRSLLFDAKRNNVAMLLETNYRERVHMATHEVKRRLDYQIALQGLHRRMEQEHLVNWVEKNVIGSITAQQEKASIAKCISDLNALAKAVQAKATV is encoded by the exons ATGCTGTCCCGACTCGTCCTCGTTTCAG CCAGTTCCCTGAAAAGCAGTGGACCCCTTGGAGCTGG ACTGATCCAAGCGTCTCGCTCCTTGCACACATCGTCCCAGAGTCTGGCTCCAGTGCCCCCTCTGCCAGAGAAGGGAGGCAAGGTCCGCCATGGCATCATCCCAGAGGAGCTCTTCCAGCTCCTGTACCCCAAAACTGGAGTCACAG GACCCTACATGCTGGGCACTGGCCTCCTCCTCTACATTCTTTCCAAGGAAATCTACGTCATCAACCATGAGACCTTCGCTGCCGCCTCCATAGGTGCTGTCATCATCTACGGCGTCAAAAAATTTGGTCCAAGTGTTGCAGCTTTTGCTGACAAACTTAATGAG gACAAAGTTGTGAAGGCTCAGGAGGTGAAGACTCTCGCTATGTCCAGCCTGGCTCAGGCCATCGAGGATGAGAAGAAGGAACAGTGGAGAGCCGAGGGAAGATCACTGCTCTTTGATGCTAAGAGG AACAACGTGGCCATGCTTCTTGAGACCAATTACAGAGAGAGGGTACACATGGCGACCCATGAGGTGAAGAGGCGGTTGGACTACCAGATCGCACTGCAGGGCCTCCACCGCCGTATGGAGCAGGAGCACTTGGTCAACTGGGTGGAGAAGAACGTTATCGGCAGCATCACTGCCCAGCAG gagAAAGCCAGCATCGCTAAATGCATCTCAGACCTGAATGCTCTGGCCAAGGCTGTTCAGGCCAAAGCTACAGTCTAA
- the si:ch211-150o23.3 gene encoding uncharacterized protein si:ch211-150o23.3 produces the protein MLRFLHILLLAGLLGVLWDRVDALGGVRLVDGEDNCSGRVEVLRHDRWGTVCDHGWDHREADVVCLELGCGLAELALHGAKFGEGSGAIWLRHVQCTGHESSLTHCAVVLHSNYCTHENDAGVKCSGTLLTPTLTLLSPHTVFSPGEAVRFGCSVLLGHHLSDLHLYKQGVSTPLVTQRADQTHAGVELTLSDIETFHQGSYSCRYRIKGGFPSQLLSSPPSNSINITVVELLTPQHWYNTSSEAPAGSVIKGHNFNITCSTLQQYPGGSFQLRLIRSNGTVRQSLPALTPSVTFTFSNAQSANEGYYYCLYRVQLGGRTFVSRESQPLPIAIRDPDPLLSPMVISWLVSGLTFVVAVIVIIIVAKVLCNKEKKPSELERETRTCVDNTYVALSINKL, from the exons ATGCTGAGATTCCTTCACATCCTCCTCCTAGCAG GCCTCTTAGGTGTTCTATGGGATAGAGTCGATGCTCTTG GTGGGGTCAGACTAGTGGATGGGGAGGACAATTGTTCTGGGAGGGTGGAGGTACTCCGCCATGACAGGTGGGGGACAGTTTGCGACCACGGCTGGGACCACCGGGAGGCTGACGTCGTGTGCTTGGAGCTGGGCTGTGGTTTAGCTGAATTGGCCCTTCATGGTGCAAAATTTGGTGAAGGTAGTGGAGCCATCTGGCTGCGCCACGTCCAGTGCACTGGTCACGAGTCCAGTTTGACACACTGTGCTGTCGTCCTCCACAGTAACTACTGCACCCATGAGAATGATGCAGGGGTGAAATGCTCAG GTACCCTTTTAACGCCCACCCTCACCCTGCTGTCACCTCACACTGTGTTCTCACCCGGGGAGGCCGTTCGCTTTGGCTGCAGTGTGCTGCTGGGTCACCACCTCAGTGACCTCCACTTGTACAAGCAGGGAGTGTCCACGCCGTTGGTTACACAGAGGGCGGACCAGACCCACGCCGGTGTGGAGCTCACACTGTCCGACATAGAGACTTTCCACCAGGGCAGCTACAGTTGTCGTTACAGGATCAAGGGTGGCTTCCCCTCTCAGCTGCTCAGCTCTCCACCCAGCAACTCCATCAACATCACCGTGG TGGAGCTCTTGACTCCCCAACATTGGTACAACACGTCCTCTGAGGCCCCGGCTGGTTCCGTCATTAAAGGCCACAATTTTAACATCACCTGCTCCACCCTGCAGCAGTACCCAGGAGGTTCCTTCCAGCTGCGTCTGATCCGGTCCAATGGCACCGTGCGCCAGTCATTACCTGCCCTCACCCCGTCCGtcactttcactttttccaACGCCCAGAGCGCCAACGAGGGCTACTACTACTGCCTGTATCGGGTCCAGCTGGGTGGACGCACCTTTGTTTCCAGAGAAAGCCAGCCCCTGCCTATAGCCATAAGAG ACCCAGATCCACTATTGAGTCCAATGGTGATCAGCTGGCTTGTGTCTGGCCTGACATTTGTGGTAGCTGtcattgttataattattgtgGCCAAGGTACTATGTAACAAGGAGAAGAAGCCCTCTGAACTAGAACGAGAGACCAGAACCT GTGTGGACAACACTTATGTTGCCTTATCAATTAACAAGCTATAA
- the LOC118111676 gene encoding TRAF3-interacting JNK-activating modulator: MDTLAAAQLSSVKDFDRIVEVRAQKHQHLRGRNNVTSCRSPTREFDTKLIKNELKDKRQLEFLRRRSVSPELCDLKSTRTKSSPKTFWTKHHSSSSKYQVNTNSPTISNGHEKGILATNSSITDGPSTSTWASLWSEQVTLMRHDKGHPRIQASTSTPVIKESNQHRMRRENSTKAQKTSIIETVIQRENIQQKFSQQTTNILQNKSLREAGVQTASGFVTVKESDIQRLAEYLQEALWREEAVKKKLAALQESTSNLTNSSTKIWTARCSEDLLRNKIKALEEQLQVCLQKFPKDGVKKLVVQMEKQKLIYEEKALVALQRATQEKSDALCKAETLQESLITAKAEALKCQSLYEELRLSSGQLRENQHLNNEQLQQLHSQVELSGAREAELKEEVVSLRRENKDLQYNICRLEEDNHILREEIQNLSDGGNESQDTVMQECLTSEEAEPQLALRRDSHMEEQLRHTQENLRLKETECEELQTDLQAMEQECQSSQARLSQCREELRQLTIRRRRLTLCGRWWKVCVLFLLLFAVAGVAMLWLWHPPFREQVEDLYSDIETRIENYLLEMASPQHSSCFRPI; this comes from the exons ATGGACACCCTGGCTGCAGCACAGCTCTCCTCAGTGAAAGACTTCGACCGAATAGTGGAGGTCAGAGCACAGAAGCACCAACACCTTCGAGGGCGCAACAATGTGACTTCGTGTCGCAGCCCCACGAGAGAGTTTGACACAAAACTGAtcaaaaatgaactgaaagaCAAAAGGCAGCTGGAGTTTCTAAGGAGGAGGTCAGTGAGCCCGGAGCTGTGTGATCTGAAATCTACAAGGACGAAAAGTTCACCAAAGACGTTCTGGACGAAACATCACAGTTCAAGTAGCAAATATCAAGTGAATACAAATAGCCCAACTATTTCTAACGGACATGAAAAGGGGATTTTAGCGACAAACAGCAGCATAACTGATGGTCCAAGCACCAGCACATGG GCCTCCTTATGGTCAGAGCAGGTAACACTGATGAGGCACGATAAAGGCCATCCAAGGATACAAGCATCTACCTCAACACCTGTGATCAAGGAATCAAACCAGCACAGGATGAGAAGAGAGAACAGTACAAAAG CTCAAAAGACAAGCATCATCGAAACAGTAATCCAAAGAGAAAACATCCAGCAGAAATTCTCCCAACAAACCACAAATATTCTACAAAACAAATCCCTTCGAGAGGCGGGTGTGCAGACAGC GTCTGGCTTTGTCACCGTCAAGGAATCA GATATTCAGCGGTTAGCAGAGTACTTGCAG gaGGCCCTGTGGAGAGAGGAGGCCGTGAAGAAGAAGCTGGCAGCGCTCCAGGAGAGCACGTCAAACCTCACCAACTCCTCGACGAAAATATGGACG GCTCGCTGCAGTGAAGACCTGCTGAGAAACAAGATCAAggctctggaggagcagctgcaagTCTGCCTGCAG AAGTTTCCAAAAGATGGAGTGAAGAAGCTGGTGgtgcagatggagaagcagaaaCTGATATATGAGGAGAAGGCCTTGGTTGCCCTTCAGAGGGCCACACAGGAGAAAAGTGATGCACTCTGCAAGGCTGAGACACTGCAG GAATCACTAATCACAGCGAAGGCAGAGGCGCTGAAGTGTCAGAGCCTGTATGAGGAGCTGAGGCTCAGCTCTGGTCAACTCAGGGAGAACCAGCACCTCAATAatgaacagctgcagcagctacaCAGCCAAGTGGAG CTGTCCGGGGCCAGAGAGGCCGAActgaaggaggaggtggtgtcATTAAGACGAGAGAACAAGGACCTACAGTACAACATCTGCCGGCTGGAGGAGGACAACCATATCTTAAGAGAGGAAATCCAGAACCTCAGCG ATGGTGGCAATGAGAGCCAGGACACCGTGATGCAAGAATGTCTGACATCAGAGGAAGCAGAGCCACAACTGGCCCTGAGGAGAGACTCTCACATGGAAGAGCAGCTCCGTCACACTCAGGAGAATCTTCGGCTCAAGGAGACAGAG tgtgaggagctgcagacgGACCTGCAGGCTATGGAGCAGGAGTGTCAGTCCAGCCAGGCCCGACTGTCGCAGTGCAGGGAAGAACTCCGGCAACTCACAATCCGCCGCAGGAGACTg ACGCTGTGTGGCCGCTGGTGGAAGGTGTGtgtgctcttcctcctcctcttcgctGTGGCGGGGGTTGCCATGTTGTGGCTGTGGCATCCTCCTTTCAGGGAGCAAGTTGAAGACCTGTATTCAGACATAGAGACACGTATCGAAAACTATCTCCTGGAAATGGCCTCTCCTCAACATTCAAGCTGTTTTAGACCAATATGA
- the si:dkey-183p4.10 gene encoding uncharacterized protein si:dkey-183p4.10, translating to MEQDLSNLLSDAFSDSSVPLFPDGDLDFESLNFNENFEEDRTGIADENKDLHQEGTGATAVLFSTDPEDMYTSESVDKVQFEDKKDFQGVRCPPEEDYTSSDGDYEPEGSVSGEDEEEDEGTGDNPGDILMSVCCSDEFGHEEDRIFAEGLPLAPQGAENPQVRKVEQGDNESDEEVSYFERVPERGNEMMTKGDEIKQDERESEGAKQGSDCESESMRVKQEENVESPYRGEPATATLAFPDISGQNLQDLIAEVDGEEYVEKMEAFSGEEHEEAGEGFADYPSDFSSCEYVEDAVKQLESNSQASASPHTSDSGSKAKQEVCVEGAVVDVTWMGTEEDTDEQGGRYLCRRDLEMDADVFRSYDVADRGKTEIVGNVSGETGESESYSSSDDEFEVKRRDEELLDNKCLHDLQNDKKLEDTLLYRASNAAPSRWSMSDDHHITNNRAEPADVSISWDFDMSNTASILSEDLSTAEDTDRTETALSRVSQRPAEDINICSVVQSEESKSTSPSYQGSLDDSFFFNTEVQASGITELEQLGDDENEEDRSREEERIKAFFRFYNDSEGEDEREERQTKVHFCADPLSQVIHYETDSSDRDSLSSSTDREDDPSSGETSEELKEPDDILPTIPVCDPPDTELPESKPEKDVSQTQICSRRHKCLRMLKSILKMGLVIVMGLLMFWLATDLPDWLFIWG from the exons ATGGAGCAAGATCTTTCCAATCTACTAAGTGATGCATTCTCAG ATTCGTCTGTTCCATTGTTCCCTGATGGAGATTTAGACTTTGAGAGTTTGAATTTTAACGAAAACTTTGAGGAAGACAGAACAGGCAtcgctgatgaaaacaaagatcTGCACCAGGAAGGAACTGGTGCAACTGCTGTTTTGTTCAGCACTGATCCTGAAGATATGTACACGAGTGAAAGTGTTGATAAAGTTCAATTTGAAGATAAAAAAGATTTTCAGGGTGTCCGGTGTCCACCAGAGGAAGATTACACAAGCTCGGATGGAGACTATGAACCTGAAGGCTCTGTGTcgggagaggatgaggaagaggacgagggCACAGGAGACAACCCAGGAGACATATTGATGTCAGTTTGCTGCAGCGATGAGTTTGGTCATGAAGAGGACAGGATCTTTGCTGAGGGACTCCCTCTGGCCCCGCAGGGTGCTGAAAACCCTCAAGTTAGAAAAGTGGAACAAGGTGACAACGAGAGTGATGAGGAGGTGTCCTATTTCGAGCGAGTCCCTGAACGTGGCAATGAGATGATGACAAAAGGTGATGAAATCAAACAGGATGAGCGAGAAAGTGAAGGAGCCAAGCAAGGGTCTGATTGTGAGAGTGAGAGCATGAGAgtgaaacaagaagaaaatgttgaaagtcCTTACAGAGGTGAGCCTGCGACCGCCACTCTGGCATTTCCGGACATATCAGGGCAAAATCTGCAGGATCTCATTGCTGAAGTTGATGGTGAGGAATATGTAGAGAAAATGGAGGCTTTCTCAGGGGAGGAGCATGAAGAGGCCGGTGAGGGCTTTGCAGATTATCCCTCAGActtttcttcatgtgaatatgtAGAAGATGCAGTCAAACAATTGGAAAGTAATTCCCAGGCAAGCGCCTCGCCTCATACATCCGACAGTGGTTCGAAGGCAAAGCAGGAGGTCTGTGTGGAAGGAGCTGTGGTGGATGTAACATGGATGGGAACAGAGGAGGACACTGATGAGCAGGGAGGCAGGTATCTGTGCCGCAGAGATTTGGAGATGGATGCTGATGTGTTCAGGAGTTACGATGTGgcagacagaggaaaaacagagattGTTGGGAATGTGTcgggtgagacaggtgagagtgAATCCTACAGCTCCAGTGATGATGAGTttgaggtgaagaggagagacgAGGAACTCTTAGATAATAAGTGTCTGCATGATCTTCAAAATGACAAGAAACTGGAGGACACTCTGCTTTACAGAGCAAGCAATGCTGCCCCTTCCAGGTGGAGCATGTCTGACGACCATCACATCACAAACAACAGAGCGGAACCAGCAGATGTCAGCATAAGTTGGGATTTCGACATGTCAAACACTGCTTCCATCCTGTCTGAGGACCTGTCAACCGCAGAGGACACAGATAGAACGGAAACAGCTCTTTCACGTGTGAGTCAGCGTCCTGCAGAAGACATCAACATCTGCTCAGTCGTACAGAGCGAGGAGAGCAAATCCACAAGTCCATCTTACCAGGGATCCCTGGATGACAGCTTCTTCTTCAACACTGAGGTCCAGGCCTCTGGGATTACTGAGCTGGAGCAGTTGGGagatgatgaaaatgaagagGATAGAAgccgggaggaggagagaattAAGGCTTTCTTCAGGTTTTACAATGACAGTGAAGGGGAGGATGAAAGAGAAG AGAGGCAGACAAAAGTtcatttttgtgcagatccacTGTCTCAAGTCATTCACTATGAAACTGACAG CAGTGACAGAGATTcactcagcagctccacagacCGGGAGGACGACCCAAGCTCTGGAGAAACATCTGAA GAACTGAAAGAGCCCGACGACATCCTGCCAACGATACCGGTCTGTGATCCCCCAGACACTGAGCTGCCAGAGAGCAAGCCAGAGAAGGATGTCAGTCAGACACAAATCTGTAGCAGAAGACACAAG tgtcTCCGCATGCTGAAGTCGATACTGAAGATGGGTCTGGTGATAGTGATGGGACTGCTGATGTTCTGGTTGGCCACAGACCTACCAGACTGGCTTTTCATCTGGGGctag